One stretch of Pieris brassicae chromosome 8, ilPieBrab1.1, whole genome shotgun sequence DNA includes these proteins:
- the LOC123713631 gene encoding putative leucine-rich repeat-containing protein DDB_G0290503 produces MGAFRLRVLLSVILAVLVFSTNTHARDVTHEDIRDAMLSLVRMFRVSEDKLDRHEFREKAFGDQMKKILSTIEKRQRTLEPLKGMISRLDERLSNVENIFIQKEEKEKATQKKTNELLEDIQKSLQSLTTTVTKNLKAPINVENNLTTDDVPLGTRLDDTDAKLDAVKQEIAALKNSLSKEALRAVCSEVDVNPFERHISEAEKLLNKYELKLNEYNDTSKVQTDFVPLSEVSLADEAWHSKMTEVMERQEKDIKKIQQLLSDAESMWKDLPRLADLKRATNDTLEALLVSQANITTAGDSSAAKISTKIREMGEHLVATNNDIQQSLTQGNTMSERAYNDIQHSYETLRHEVQAFSKNENVMLQTADNVLANKKRIEYGVNRIVMEVGEHVNLQAQSLNKTLLDRLDTIQNELMANHSLAHGNLTAKIESEMSQVWRQIGIMYKQMTASKSTLDKLTEQTQQYVNGSATSLDDMKNKVAFISTRMIEVQENLNFLLGSLKLVTEEFSQIKTGLGEALDKAKIDLHEVRSKIKDGPGPHDADQK; encoded by the exons ATGGGAGCGTTCAGATTG AGGGTGTTGCTGTCGGTCATCCTTGCTGTTCTGGTATTCAGCACAAACACGCACGCCAGGGATGTCAC cCACGAAGACATCAGGGACGCCATGCTGTCCCTTGTGCGTATGTTCAGGGTCTCAGAAGATAAACTTGATCGCCATGAGTTCAGGGAGAAAGCTTTCGGGGACCAGATGAAGAAAATCCTTTCCACAATCGAAAAGCGACAGAGAACTCTCGAACCTTTGAAGGGAATGATCTCCCGTCTCGATGAGAGACTGTCTAATgtggaaaatatatttatacaa aaagaagaaaaagaaaaggcCACACAGAAGAAAACCAACGAACTTCTAGAGGATATACAGAAATCGTTGCAATCTTTGACAACTACCGTGACAAAGAACTTGAAAGCACCAATTAATGTGGAGAATAACCTCACAACAGATGACGTTCCTCTTGGTACTCGACTTGATGATACTGATGCAAAGCTGGATGCCGTTAAGCAGGAGATAGCAGCTCTAAAAAACAGTTTAAGTAAg GAGGCCCTTCGTGCAGTGTGTTCTGAAGTCGACGTAAATCCATTTGAGCGGCACATATCGGAGGCCGAGAAACTCCTCAACAAATATGAGTTAAAACTGAACGAGTATAATGACACATCCAAGGTGCAGACAGACTTTGTGCCCCTTAGCGAAGTCTCGTTGGCTGATGAAGCATGGCATAGCAAAATGACTGAAG TGATGGAACGTCAAGAGAAGGATATAAAGAAGATTCAACAACTATTATCGGACGCGGAAAGCATGTGGAAAGACTTGCCACGACTTGCAGACCTAAAACGGGCTACCAATGACACACTGGAGGCATTGCTTGTTTCGCAAGCAAATATTACTACTGCTGGAGACTCGT CTGCCGcaaaaatatcaacaaaaataCGAGAAATGGGAGAACATTTAGTCGCGACAAACAACGACATTCAACAGAGCTTGACGCAGGGGAACACGATGAGTGAACGAGCCTACAACGATATACAGCACAGCTATGAAACTTTGAGACACGAG GTTCAAGCTTTCTCAAAGAACGAGAATGTGATGTTACAAACAGCAGATAACGTTTTAGCCAACAAAAAACGCATTGAATACGGCGTCAACAGAATCGTTATGGAGGTGGGAGAGCACGTTAACTTACAGGCACAGagtcttaataaaacattgctTGACAG gtTAGATACAATCCAAAATGAATTAATGGCAAATCACTCGCTCGCACATGGGAATCTGACAGCTAAAATAGAGTCTGAGATGTCACAAGTGTGGCGGCAGATTGGCATCATGTACAAACAGATGACCGCCAGCAAGTCCACGCTTGATAAACTCACG GAACAAACCCAACAATATGTTAATGGCAGCGCTACGTCCTTGGACGACATGAAAAATAAG gTGGCATTCATTTCAACCCGAATGATTGAAGTTCAAGAAAATCTGAATTTCTTATTGGGAAGTTTGAAGCTGGTCACCGAAGAGTTTAGTCAGATCAAAACTGGTCTCGGCGAAGCCCTGGATAAAGCCAAAATTGACTTACACGAAGTGCGATCAAAAAtcaaag ATGGACCTGGGCCGCATGATGCcgatcaaaaataa
- the LOC123713632 gene encoding UPF0047 protein YjbQ: MASNRGIQIGSAWFQRKLNLRPQHRGVHLVTEEILKQVPELSQFAVGLCHIQIMHTSASLALNESWDPDVRDDMEMMLNKIVPEGLPYRHSCEGPDDMPAHVKACFLGSSLTIPITDGKLNLGTWQGVWLCEHRNHAGSRKVVVTLSGCPRDSPLSPVSVASCSS, from the exons atggcCTCAAACCGAGGAATTCAGATCGGATCCGCGTGGTTCCAACGGAAACTCAATTTGAGGCCGCAGCACCGGGGCGTGCACTTGGTTACGGAAGAGATCCTCAAGCAGGTGCCTGAGTTGTCGCAGTTCGCTGTGGGGCTTTGCCATATACAAA TAATGCACACATCGGCGAGTCTAGCGCTAAACGAAAGTTGGGATCCCGACGTGAGGGATGATATGGAAATGATGCTCAACAAAATAGTGCCAGAGGGTCTTCCTTACCGCCATTCTTGCGAGGGCCCTGACGACATG cCGGCCCATGTGAAGGCATGCTTTCTGGGTTCATCGCTGACCATACCAATCACAGATGGAAAATTGAACCTGGGCACATGGCAAGGAGTCTGGCTCTGTGAACATAGAAACCATGCCGGCAGCCGAAAG GTGGTAGTCACACTGTCCGGCTGCCCCCGCGACTCTCCGCTGTCACCAGTGTCTGTGGCGTCTTGCTCCAGTTAG
- the LOC123713174 gene encoding transmembrane inner ear expressed protein: MADPLMDLIKNSEEPEWLERTVIGEMRVWQIMFLCIAGLTTTIVMVCCCFRFRIPRTKQQIEADYKRRRITRKFRQQLETIQDSKMDTISLKDALELLHETSHSMEENQGSPPSSIMSPQQLSSLETSFHPDQKPDLQTSNSGLNFVKFATKVANLSKLSQPKSPTSPTAPGKMDF; the protein is encoded by the exons atGGCGGATCCGTTAATGgatcttataaaaaattcagAAGAACCGGAATGGCTCGAACGGACCGTAATAGGTGAAATGCGAGTGTggcaaataatgtttttatgtatagCTGGTCTTACGACTACAA TCGTAATGGTGTGTTGCTGTTTTCGTTTCCGCATTCCTCGTACGAAGCAACAGATCGAAGCGGATTACAAACGTCGAAGAATAACGAGAAAGTTCAGACAACAGCTGGAGACTATCCAGGATTCCAAAATGGACACCATTTCTTTAAAAGACG CATTGGAACTGCTGCACGAAACATCTCATTCGATGGAGGAGAATCAAGGATCACCGCCTAGTTCTATCATGTCACCCCAACAGTTGA gTTCTCTAGAAACATCATTCCATCCCGACCAAAAACCGGATCTTCAGACTTCAAACTCCGGGCTCAACTTCGTCAAATTCGCGACTAAAGTTGCCAACCTATCGAAGCTCAGCCAACCAAAATCTCCCACTTCACCGACAGCGCCCGGTAAAATGgacttttaa
- the LOC123713173 gene encoding actin-related protein 2/3 complex subunit 2, whose amino-acid sequence MILLEINNRIIEETLTVKYKNALARLKPESIDVTVADFDGVLFHISNVNGDKTKVRVSISLKFYKQLEEHGADELLKRVYGPLLTEAETGYNVSVLLDLENIPEDWEATVKKVGLLKRNCFASVFERYFRLQEDGDVGHKRAVINYRQDETLYVEAQEDRVTVVFSTVFRHEDDIVIGKVFMQELKEGRRASHTAPQVLFSHKEPPLELVDTDAKVGDNISYVTFVLFPRHTCEAARDNTIDLLHMFRDYLHYHIKCSKVYVHSRMRAKAGELLKVLNRARPQSTTRPTERKTISGRTFVRRD is encoded by the exons atgaTCTTGCTGGAGATCAACAATAGAATTATAGAAGAAACGTtaacagttaaatataaaaatgcacTGGCGCG CTTAAAGCCAGAGTCCATAGATGTGACAGTTGCAGATTTTGATGGAGTCCTTTTTCATATATCCAATGTCAATGGAGATAAAACCAAAGTTAGG gTTAGTATATCATTGAAGTTCTACAAGCAATTGGAAGAACATGGAGCCGATGAATTGCTCAAAAGGGTATATGGTCCCCTGCTCACTGAAGCTGAGACAG gtTACAATGTCTCGGTGTTATTGGATTTGGAGAACATTCCTGAAGACTGGGAGGCCACAGTGAAAAAAGTTGGGTTACTAAAGAGAAACTGTTTTGCTTCTGTGTTTGAGAGATACTTCAGGCTGCAAGAGGATGGTGATGTCGGCCACAAAAGAGCTGTTATTAACTATCGACAGGATGAGACACT GTACGTAGAAGCCCAAGAAGATCGTGTGACTGTAGTCTTCTCTACTGTTTTCCGGCACGAAGATGACATAGTAATTGGCAAAGTGTTCATGCAAGAGCTGAAAGAGGGTAGAAGAGCGTCACATACTGCACCACAG GTCCTATTTTCACACAAGGAGCCACCGCTAGAGCTGGTAGATACAGATGCTAAAGTAGGCGATAACATCAGCTATGTTACATTTG TGTTGTTCCCGCGACACACCTGCGAAGCTGCACGGGACAACACCATCGATTTGCTTCACATGTTCCGTGACTACCTGCATTACCACATCAAGTGCTCCaag GTCTACGTTCACTCCCGCATGCGCGCTAAGGCAGGCGAACTGCTGAAGGTGCTCAACCGTGCGAGACCACAATCAACCACACGACCCACCGAGCGGAAAACTATCTC AGGGAGAACATTTGTGAGACGAGATTGA